In Phenylobacterium zucineum HLK1, one DNA window encodes the following:
- a CDS encoding efflux RND transporter periplasmic adaptor subunit gives MRLKLTLVPVLAALALAACHKPPPPPPSDDQQARSVRVVRLEPRAIAGSLSASGDLVPREEAAVAPEVTGFRVLRVMADVGDYVRAGQTLVQLDPALLQAQVAQAEAQAAQAEDQARRVEGLDGEGVLSQEQIAQRRFQAQAARANLRDLQTRMRKLSVAAPVSGLVLERTVRPGDLAAGAGTPWFRIARDGQIELSADMSQDDLARIRPGQTATVTLPNGPAVQGRVRLVSPQIDPQTKLGEVRILLPVRSDIRAGGFARAEFDDAVGAVPALPETAIRYDADGASVMVVGADNRVRRVPVQTGQRGSGLVEIVRGPPAGSRVVQNAAAFLLDGDRVRPVEGAAAQPDGKAAGKAAAPAQTSAANTQATRR, from the coding sequence ATGCGACTGAAGCTCACCCTCGTTCCGGTCCTCGCGGCCCTGGCGCTGGCGGCCTGCCACAAGCCCCCGCCCCCGCCGCCGTCCGACGACCAGCAGGCCCGCTCGGTCCGCGTCGTGCGCCTCGAGCCCCGAGCGATCGCCGGGTCGCTGTCGGCCTCGGGCGACCTCGTGCCCCGGGAGGAGGCGGCCGTCGCGCCCGAGGTGACCGGCTTCCGCGTGCTGCGGGTGATGGCCGATGTCGGCGACTACGTCCGCGCGGGCCAGACGCTGGTCCAGCTCGACCCTGCCCTGCTGCAGGCCCAGGTGGCCCAGGCCGAGGCCCAGGCGGCCCAGGCCGAGGACCAGGCCCGGCGGGTGGAAGGCCTCGACGGCGAAGGGGTGCTCTCGCAGGAGCAGATCGCCCAGCGGCGGTTCCAGGCCCAGGCGGCCCGGGCGAACCTGCGCGACCTGCAGACCCGCATGCGCAAGCTCTCGGTTGCGGCGCCCGTCTCGGGCCTGGTGCTGGAGCGGACGGTGCGGCCGGGCGACCTGGCCGCCGGCGCCGGCACGCCATGGTTCCGCATCGCCCGCGACGGCCAGATCGAGCTGTCGGCCGACATGTCCCAGGACGACCTCGCCCGCATCCGGCCCGGCCAGACGGCCACCGTCACCCTGCCGAACGGGCCCGCCGTGCAGGGCCGCGTGCGCCTGGTCAGCCCGCAGATCGACCCGCAGACCAAGCTGGGCGAGGTGCGCATCCTGCTGCCGGTGCGCAGCGACATCCGCGCGGGCGGCTTCGCCCGGGCCGAGTTCGACGACGCCGTGGGCGCGGTTCCCGCCCTGCCCGAGACGGCGATCCGCTACGACGCCGACGGCGCCAGCGTGATGGTGGTGGGCGCCGACAACCGCGTGCGCCGCGTCCCGGTCCAGACGGGCCAGCGCGGCTCGGGCCTGGTTGAGATCGTCCGCGGCCCGCCGGCCGGCTCGCGCGTCGTGCAGAACGCCGCCGCCTTCCTGCTCGACGGCGACCGCGTGCGGCCCGTCGAAGGCGCCGCCGCCCAGCCGGACGGCAAGGCGGCCGGCAAGGCGGCTGCCCCGGCCCAGACCTCGGCCGCCAACACCCAGGCGACCCGCCGATGA
- a CDS encoding TetR/AcrR family transcriptional regulator, with translation MGKELPGDDDPRRSIELLWGQHEPGRRGPKPRFSTADVVLAAIAIADRDGLAAISMRAVAQSVGVSPMSLYTYVRSKTELLALMFDQVMGEMQDPPPDLEWRAALTFMARERWRLGLHRPWLLDVAHHRLPLGPNLVARLEGVIRTLDATGLPELDKDLVAGVIVNYVRGALHELREAREAEERSGLTDEQWFSLVEPALQTRLDPARRPTLVRLRETWRKARGRANDPTVRFEQGLEVVLDGIEAFIARRRSEA, from the coding sequence ATGGGCAAGGAACTTCCCGGGGACGACGATCCCAGACGCAGCATCGAGCTGCTGTGGGGCCAGCACGAACCCGGCAGGCGCGGACCCAAGCCGCGCTTCTCGACCGCCGACGTGGTTCTGGCCGCGATCGCCATCGCCGACCGCGACGGCCTCGCCGCCATCTCCATGCGCGCCGTCGCCCAGTCGGTGGGCGTCTCGCCCATGTCGCTCTACACCTACGTGCGCTCCAAGACCGAGCTGCTCGCCCTGATGTTCGACCAGGTGATGGGCGAGATGCAGGACCCGCCGCCGGACCTGGAGTGGCGCGCGGCCCTGACCTTCATGGCGCGCGAACGCTGGCGCCTGGGCCTGCACCGGCCCTGGCTGCTGGACGTGGCCCACCATCGCCTGCCGCTGGGCCCCAACCTTGTGGCGCGGCTCGAGGGGGTGATCCGGACCCTGGACGCCACCGGCCTTCCCGAGCTCGACAAGGACCTCGTGGCCGGCGTGATCGTCAACTATGTCCGCGGCGCCCTGCACGAGCTGCGCGAGGCGCGCGAGGCCGAGGAGCGGAGCGGGCTGACCGACGAACAGTGGTTCTCGCTGGTCGAGCCGGCGCTGCAGACGCGCCTCGACCCGGCCCGGCGCCCGACCCTGGTCCGCCTGCGGGAGACCTGGCGGAAGGCCCGCGGACGCGCGAACGACCCTACCGTCCGCTTCGAGCAGGGGCTGGAGGTGGTGCTGGACGGAATCGAGGCGTTCATCGCCAGGCGGCGGTCCGAGGCCTAG
- a CDS encoding efflux transporter outer membrane subunit — MSRMRYASSAAVLAALALAACASPRAADVRLPGAYEAPAGAPVGAVALDQWWTAFGDAELTGLVEQALARNPDVRTAAARLQEVRAQRTGAILRYLPQGDATGSASRTRTEQLDGTEINIPGFSTSGTSESYRANFDVSWEIDLFGRSLAALGSANAEVAAARFAWEGARAAIAAQTADAYFQAKGLAIQLADARETARIQRELYDLASRRAGLGLAASSEADRISGELAQADAQAAALEAELQAQKRAILILAGRVVEPTANVAAPPVVGAAPPVPAALPSELLERRPDVREAQARVRSAAGQQRLAQLAFFPTFTFSPGVGWSRQEQPGFFSESQSWTIGGSVLQPILSIPRLMSELKVQNARTEQAVTQYEKTVQTAFQEAEGALVRLDADRRRVALLTEGERRAARAFEAARTGYQRGLTDLTTLLNAEQSWRATRAQLTSAQVQALRRAVQAYKAVGGGWPAQSYAQTGPQAG, encoded by the coding sequence ATGAGCCGCATGCGATACGCCTCTTCAGCAGCCGTCCTGGCCGCACTGGCGCTGGCCGCCTGCGCGAGCCCGCGCGCGGCCGACGTGCGCCTGCCCGGCGCCTACGAGGCGCCTGCCGGCGCGCCCGTCGGCGCGGTGGCGCTGGACCAGTGGTGGACCGCCTTCGGCGACGCCGAGCTCACCGGCCTCGTCGAGCAGGCCCTCGCCCGCAACCCGGACGTCCGCACCGCCGCGGCCCGCCTGCAGGAGGTCCGCGCCCAGCGCACGGGCGCCATCCTGCGCTACCTGCCGCAGGGTGACGCCACAGGCTCGGCGAGCCGGACGCGCACCGAGCAGCTCGACGGCACCGAGATCAACATTCCCGGCTTCTCCACCAGCGGCACGTCCGAGAGCTACCGGGCCAACTTCGACGTGAGCTGGGAGATCGACCTGTTCGGCCGCTCCCTCGCCGCCCTCGGCTCGGCCAACGCCGAGGTCGCCGCCGCCCGCTTCGCCTGGGAGGGCGCGCGGGCCGCCATCGCCGCCCAGACGGCGGACGCCTACTTCCAGGCCAAGGGCCTGGCCATCCAGCTGGCCGACGCGCGCGAGACGGCGCGGATCCAGCGCGAGCTGTACGACCTGGCCAGCCGGCGCGCGGGCCTGGGCCTGGCCGCCTCGTCCGAGGCCGACCGCATCTCGGGCGAACTGGCCCAGGCCGACGCCCAGGCAGCGGCGCTGGAGGCCGAGCTGCAGGCCCAGAAGCGGGCTATCCTCATTCTGGCCGGCCGGGTGGTGGAGCCCACCGCCAACGTCGCCGCCCCGCCGGTGGTGGGCGCCGCCCCGCCCGTGCCCGCCGCCCTGCCGTCCGAGCTGCTGGAACGCCGGCCCGACGTGCGCGAGGCCCAGGCGCGGGTCCGCTCGGCCGCCGGCCAGCAGCGGCTGGCGCAGCTGGCGTTCTTCCCGACCTTCACCTTCAGCCCGGGCGTCGGCTGGTCGCGGCAGGAGCAGCCGGGCTTCTTCTCCGAGAGCCAGAGCTGGACCATCGGCGGATCGGTGCTGCAGCCGATCCTGTCGATCCCGCGCCTGATGTCCGAGCTGAAGGTCCAGAACGCCCGCACCGAGCAGGCGGTCACCCAGTACGAGAAGACGGTCCAGACCGCCTTCCAGGAGGCCGAAGGGGCGCTGGTGCGGCTGGACGCCGACCGCCGCCGCGTCGCCCTGCTGACCGAGGGCGAGCGCCGCGCGGCGCGGGCCTTCGAGGCGGCGCGCACCGGCTACCAGCGCGGCCTCACCGACCTCACAACGCTCCTGAACGCCGAGCAGTCCTGGCGGGCCACCCGCGCCCAGCTGACCTCGGCCCAGGTGCAGGCGCTGCGGCGCGCGGTCCAGGCCTACAAGGCCGTGGGCGGCGGCTGGCCTGCCCAAAGCTACGCCCAAACCGGCCCGCAGGCCGGATGA
- a CDS encoding M28 family metallopeptidase, whose protein sequence is MKKLLLCAAASIAFATAAAAAPAAIDAARLTQDIKVLSSDEFEGRAPASAGEEKTVAYLIEQMKAAGLSPAGDLKADGTRAWTQDVPLARFATKGPVKVSVTAGGATQQWTQGEQVAIRAAQTGADRLVLKDVPVVFAGYGVKAPEKNWDDFKGYDLKGKIALVLVNDPDFEAGEGDFGGKAMTYYGRWTYKYEEAARQGAVGFLVIHETDPASYGWATVKNSNTNEIFDVIRKNPAEAHAPLEGWVQRDVAVSLMKTAGLDFDALKKQAQTRDFRPVELKGVTFSTDYAIDAQKVVSKNVVGEVRGAERPDERVIYTAHWDHLGVGLPDARGDKIYNGALDNASGTAALLELGRIYAKGPKPQRSVTFLAVTAEEKGLLGSEYYADNPLYPLSKTVAVINMDGVNLLGRFKDVTMSGDAPMTLQDDMIRVAKAGGLTFSPDPNPQAGSFYRSDHFPFAKRGVPAISFGSGETLEKGGKAAGRAASEAYTKDKYHQPADEFDPNWDMSGAVQEIGLYYQLGHELANSRTWPEWKEGAEFKAARDETKAERQ, encoded by the coding sequence ATGAAAAAACTCCTCCTGTGCGCCGCCGCCTCGATCGCCTTCGCGACGGCCGCCGCCGCGGCTCCGGCCGCCATCGACGCCGCCCGCCTGACCCAGGACATCAAGGTGCTCTCCTCCGACGAGTTCGAGGGCCGCGCCCCGGCCTCGGCCGGCGAGGAGAAGACCGTCGCCTACCTGATCGAGCAGATGAAGGCCGCGGGCCTTTCGCCCGCCGGCGACCTGAAGGCCGACGGGACCCGCGCCTGGACCCAGGACGTGCCGCTCGCCCGCTTCGCCACCAAGGGCCCGGTGAAGGTCAGCGTCACCGCCGGCGGTGCGACCCAGCAGTGGACCCAGGGCGAGCAGGTCGCCATCCGCGCCGCCCAGACCGGCGCCGACCGGCTGGTCCTGAAGGACGTCCCGGTGGTCTTCGCCGGCTACGGCGTGAAGGCCCCCGAGAAGAACTGGGACGACTTCAAGGGCTATGACCTGAAGGGCAAGATCGCCCTCGTCCTCGTCAACGATCCGGACTTCGAGGCCGGAGAGGGCGACTTCGGCGGCAAGGCCATGACCTACTACGGCCGCTGGACCTACAAGTACGAGGAGGCCGCCCGCCAGGGCGCCGTCGGCTTCCTGGTGATCCACGAGACCGACCCGGCCTCCTACGGCTGGGCGACCGTGAAGAACTCCAACACCAACGAGATCTTCGACGTCATCCGCAAGAACCCCGCCGAGGCCCACGCGCCCCTGGAGGGCTGGGTGCAGCGCGACGTGGCGGTGAGCCTGATGAAGACCGCCGGCCTCGACTTCGACGCGCTGAAGAAGCAGGCCCAGACCCGCGACTTCCGGCCCGTGGAGCTGAAGGGCGTCACCTTCTCCACCGACTACGCCATCGACGCCCAGAAGGTCGTCTCCAAGAACGTCGTGGGCGAGGTCCGCGGCGCCGAGCGCCCCGACGAGCGGGTGATCTACACCGCCCACTGGGATCACCTCGGCGTGGGCCTGCCCGACGCCCGCGGCGACAAGATCTACAACGGCGCGCTCGACAACGCCTCGGGCACGGCCGCGCTGCTGGAGCTCGGCCGCATCTACGCCAAGGGTCCGAAGCCCCAGCGCTCGGTCACCTTCCTGGCGGTGACGGCCGAGGAGAAAGGCCTGCTGGGTTCGGAGTACTACGCCGACAACCCGCTCTATCCGCTGTCGAAGACCGTCGCGGTCATCAACATGGACGGCGTCAACCTGCTGGGCCGGTTCAAGGACGTGACCATGTCCGGCGATGCGCCCATGACCCTGCAGGACGACATGATCCGGGTGGCCAAGGCGGGCGGCCTGACGTTCAGCCCCGATCCCAATCCGCAGGCGGGCAGCTTCTACCGCTCGGACCACTTCCCGTTCGCCAAGCGCGGGGTGCCGGCGATCTCGTTCGGCTCCGGCGAGACGCTGGAGAAGGGCGGCAAGGCCGCCGGCCGCGCGGCCTCCGAGGCCTACACCAAGGACAAGTACCACCAGCCGGCCGACGAGTTCGATCCCAACTGGGACATGTCGGGCGCCGTCCAGGAGATCGGCCTCTACTACCAGCTCGGCCACGAGCTCGCGAACAGCCGCACCTGGCCCGAGTGGAAGGAAGGCGCCGAGTTCAAGGCAGCCCGCGACGAGACCAAGGCGGAGCGGCAGTAA